In one Chloroflexota bacterium genomic region, the following are encoded:
- a CDS encoding NAD+ synthase, with protein sequence MRRLRLALAQMNSTVGDLSGNTRRIIERIDEARAFGADLVAFPELAVTGYPPEDLLLKPSFLRENDERIREIVDATMGITAVVGFVDTRADIYNAAAIAHNGELAAVHHKVFLPNYGVFDENRYFRAGRSAPVIHLGETLIGVNICEDIWYPTGPVSAQAAADAEIILNINASPFHAEKGKARHHMLWTRAFDNLAIVAYVNMVGGQDELVFDGHSLVFDQNGGLLAEGSQFREELIFVDLEVESVFRQRLHDPRRRQVRARPQDGEDSVERVILSGRDDSGEKPPIPPRKPLQFGRVGEVYEALVLGIRDYVRKNGFESVLVGLSGGIDSSLTAALAVDALGPDRVVGVSMPSRYSSEGSKTDAEALARRLGIRYLVVPIEEAFSASLSMLGDALAGTEPGVAEENLQARIRGNILMTLSNKFGHLVLSTGNKSEMATGYGTLYGDMAGGLAVIKDVLKTRVYELARYRNEQATEPVIPASVMTKPPSAELRPGQLDVDSLPEYDVLDPILQLYVEDDRSYEEIVSRGFDPAVVARVIALVDRSEYKRRQAAPGIKVSTRAFGRDRRLPITNRFREY encoded by the coding sequence GTGCGACGTTTGCGCCTCGCGCTGGCCCAGATGAACAGCACCGTCGGCGATCTCTCGGGCAATACCCGGCGGATCATCGAACGGATCGACGAAGCCCGCGCGTTCGGCGCCGACCTGGTCGCGTTTCCAGAGCTGGCCGTCACCGGATATCCGCCTGAGGACCTCCTCCTCAAACCCTCGTTCCTGCGGGAGAATGACGAGCGCATCCGCGAGATCGTTGACGCGACGATGGGGATCACGGCGGTCGTGGGCTTCGTGGACACCCGGGCCGACATCTACAATGCCGCCGCGATCGCGCACAACGGCGAGCTCGCCGCCGTTCACCACAAAGTTTTTCTCCCCAATTACGGCGTCTTCGACGAAAATCGTTACTTTCGCGCCGGACGATCGGCGCCGGTCATCCACTTGGGCGAGACGCTGATCGGCGTCAACATCTGCGAGGACATCTGGTACCCGACGGGCCCTGTCTCCGCGCAGGCGGCAGCCGATGCCGAAATCATCCTGAACATCAACGCGTCGCCCTTCCATGCCGAAAAGGGGAAAGCCCGCCACCACATGCTGTGGACCCGCGCGTTCGACAACCTCGCGATCGTCGCCTACGTCAACATGGTAGGTGGCCAGGACGAGCTGGTTTTCGATGGTCACAGTCTCGTCTTCGATCAGAACGGGGGGCTGCTCGCCGAGGGAAGCCAGTTTCGCGAAGAGCTGATCTTCGTGGACCTCGAGGTGGAGTCGGTCTTCCGCCAGCGCCTCCACGATCCGCGGCGGCGGCAGGTCCGGGCTCGCCCTCAAGACGGCGAAGACTCCGTGGAACGAGTCATCCTATCCGGCCGCGACGACAGCGGCGAGAAGCCACCGATCCCCCCCCGCAAGCCGCTGCAGTTTGGGCGAGTTGGGGAAGTGTACGAGGCGCTCGTCCTCGGCATTCGCGACTATGTGCGAAAGAACGGGTTCGAAAGCGTGCTCGTCGGTCTCTCGGGCGGAATCGACTCGAGTCTGACGGCGGCGCTCGCCGTCGATGCGCTCGGCCCAGATCGGGTGGTGGGCGTCTCGATGCCGTCCCGCTACTCTTCGGAGGGGAGCAAGACCGACGCCGAAGCGCTGGCTCGGCGGCTGGGCATTCGATACCTCGTCGTGCCGATAGAGGAGGCGTTCAGCGCGTCCCTCTCGATGCTGGGCGACGCATTGGCCGGAACCGAGCCCGGAGTCGCCGAGGAGAACCTGCAGGCCCGAATACGGGGCAACATCCTGATGACCCTGTCGAACAAGTTCGGCCACCTCGTCCTTTCGACGGGCAACAAGAGCGAGATGGCCACCGGCTACGGGACACTTTACGGCGACATGGCGGGTGGCCTCGCCGTCATCAAAGACGTGTTGAAGACGCGGGTGTACGAGCTTGCCCGGTATCGAAACGAGCAAGCGACCGAGCCAGTCATTCCGGCATCGGTCATGACGAAACCGCCGAGCGCCGAGCTGCGCCCCGGCCAGCTCGACGTCGATTCGCTGCCGGAATACGACGTCCTCGATCCTATCCTCCAGCTGTACGTGGAGGACGACCGCAGCTACGAGGAGATCGTGAGCCGGGGTTTCGATCCAGCGGTCGTCGCGCGAGTCATTGCGCTGGTCGACCGAAGCGAGTACAAGCGGCGCCAAGCGGCGCCGGGGATCAAGGTCAGCACGCGCGCCTTTGGCCGCGACCGTCGCTTGCCCATCACGAACCGG
- the infA gene encoding translation initiation factor IF-1: MPKGDAVEVSGVITDSLRDGQFRVHLDTGQDVLAYTSGKMRKFHIRMALGDRVKVELSPYDLTRGRITYRQGAPVVAPDADAVKR, from the coding sequence ATGCCAAAGGGCGACGCCGTCGAGGTGAGCGGCGTCATCACCGATTCCCTGCGAGACGGCCAATTTCGGGTACACCTCGATACCGGCCAGGATGTGCTCGCCTACACCTCAGGAAAGATGCGCAAATTCCACATTCGTATGGCGCTCGGCGACCGTGTGAAAGTCGAGCTGAGCCCGTACGACCTGACGCGCGGACGTATTACGTACCGCCAGGGTGCGCCCGTCGTTGCGCCGGACGCGGACGCCGTCAAGCGCTAG
- the rpsT gene encoding 30S ribosomal protein S20 has translation MANKRSALKAHRVSERKRLRNRSVRSAVRTFVKNARAGLASGSAEEATTAVAKAAQELDKAAGKGVIHRNQAARRKSRLMHRLAVANKLAAERTVVEEAAPRPRRARATTTRAATPRAPRASRAEPKPAE, from the coding sequence TTGGCCAATAAGCGGTCCGCACTCAAGGCGCACCGCGTCTCGGAACGCAAGCGCTTGCGAAATCGATCGGTACGCTCCGCGGTGCGAACGTTCGTGAAGAACGCCCGCGCCGGTCTCGCATCCGGGTCGGCGGAGGAGGCGACCACCGCGGTCGCGAAAGCCGCCCAAGAGCTGGACAAGGCGGCGGGCAAGGGCGTGATTCACCGCAACCAGGCAGCGCGCAGGAAGAGCCGACTCATGCACCGATTGGCGGTCGCGAACAAGTTGGCCGCTGAGCGAACCGTCGTCGAGGAAGCGGCGCCCCGCCCACGGCGAGCCCGCGCGACGACGACCCGCGCCGCGACGCCGCGCGCCCCACGGGCGTCGCGCGCTGAGCCAAAGCCCGCGGAATAG
- a CDS encoding ABC transporter substrate-binding protein, whose product MDMRLALSMAVVDPRIALGAVVVLLSCARPSPQGATTSASVAPAAPQRTLVLAVRTEPPSLSDRPFVSTTPVLDTVPLFNAELDRKDERGQSSPYLAEALPTVGTESWRVLPDGGAETTYRLKPNLTWHDGQPLTANDFVFAWHVYATPDLGASRSLPFEPMQEVSAVDDRTFVIRWREIYADADQLGTSFPPLPRHILEKDFSNLDPSTFPTLAYWSTEYVGVGPFRLTRWEPGSFIEGDAFPGFVLGAPKVDHVKAQVIPDANTAVANLLSGTVHFIGQYILSPDNIPSLESQWGADGGTILYSPVDLRGGWVQQRPEFVSPAALLDVRVRQALAHALDRAAGNEALYAGRGILADTCLSPLAPFYSQVEPVLQKYSYDPRASQQLMQEAGFAKGSDGFYVDRDGSPLEISVADLASTQNDHENAAVVDGLRRSGYDAQMNVLASNATRDLEAQAKLSGLFVQGCGATLNRLQQFTSTQVARPENHWAGMNRIGWVSPDYDRAYQAFTQTLDSSERIRDVAEMHRLLSQQLPIIPYWLRPVITAYSRDIKGPIARQTADVQYSVLDVWNWSWSS is encoded by the coding sequence ATGGACATGAGACTGGCGTTGTCGATGGCCGTCGTAGACCCGCGTATCGCCCTGGGCGCGGTCGTCGTGCTCCTGAGCTGCGCCCGCCCGAGCCCTCAGGGAGCCACCACGAGCGCCTCCGTCGCCCCGGCCGCGCCCCAGCGCACCCTCGTGCTGGCCGTTCGCACCGAGCCGCCAAGCTTGTCCGACCGGCCTTTCGTCAGCACCACGCCCGTCCTCGACACCGTTCCGCTCTTCAACGCCGAGCTGGACCGCAAGGACGAACGAGGTCAGTCGTCCCCCTACCTGGCCGAGGCGCTGCCGACGGTGGGAACCGAGAGCTGGCGGGTGCTCCCCGATGGTGGGGCCGAGACGACCTACCGCCTGAAGCCGAATTTGACGTGGCATGATGGCCAGCCGCTAACCGCCAACGACTTCGTGTTCGCGTGGCACGTGTATGCCACGCCGGATCTCGGCGCGTCGCGATCCCTGCCCTTCGAGCCGATGCAGGAGGTATCTGCCGTCGACGACCGGACGTTCGTCATCCGGTGGCGGGAGATCTACGCCGATGCGGACCAGCTCGGCACGAGCTTTCCGCCGCTCCCCCGCCACATATTGGAAAAGGACTTCAGCAACCTCGATCCATCGACGTTCCCGACCCTCGCCTACTGGTCTACCGAATACGTCGGCGTTGGTCCGTTTCGGCTGACCCGGTGGGAGCCCGGGTCGTTCATCGAGGGCGACGCGTTTCCCGGGTTTGTGCTCGGTGCGCCAAAGGTCGACCACGTGAAGGCGCAGGTGATCCCGGACGCGAATACGGCGGTCGCGAATCTCCTCTCGGGCACCGTTCACTTTATCGGCCAATACATCCTGTCGCCCGACAACATTCCGTCGCTGGAGAGCCAATGGGGCGCGGATGGCGGGACGATCCTCTACTCACCGGTCGACCTTCGCGGTGGCTGGGTCCAGCAGCGGCCGGAATTCGTGAGTCCGGCGGCGCTCCTCGACGTCCGCGTCAGACAGGCGCTGGCGCATGCCCTGGACAGGGCGGCGGGGAACGAAGCGCTCTACGCGGGCCGCGGCATCCTCGCGGATACGTGCTTGTCTCCCCTCGCGCCCTTCTACAGTCAGGTGGAGCCGGTGTTGCAGAAGTATTCGTACGACCCGCGCGCATCGCAGCAGCTCATGCAAGAGGCGGGGTTCGCGAAGGGATCCGACGGGTTTTACGTCGACCGCGACGGGTCGCCGCTCGAGATCAGCGTCGCAGACCTGGCCAGCACGCAGAACGATCACGAGAACGCGGCCGTGGTGGATGGGCTGAGGCGATCGGGCTACGACGCGCAGATGAACGTCCTGGCGTCGAACGCCACGCGGGACCTGGAAGCGCAAGCGAAGCTGTCCGGTCTTTTCGTCCAAGGGTGCGGCGCAACGCTGAACCGCCTACAACAATTCACCTCGACCCAGGTGGCGCGCCCGGAGAACCACTGGGCGGGGATGAACCGAATCGGGTGGGTGAGCCCGGATTACGATCGGGCATATCAAGCGTTTACGCAGACACTGGATTCGTCCGAGCGCATCCGTGACGTCGCGGAGATGCATCGCCTGCTGTCCCAGCAACTGCCCATTATTCCGTACTGGCTGCGACCGGTCATTACGGCCTATTCCCGAGACATCAAGGGCCCAATCGCTCGGCAGACGGCAGACGTCCAGTACTCAGTGTTGGACGTCTGGAACTGGTCCTGGAGTAGCTGA
- a CDS encoding zinc-ribbon domain containing protein, producing MSYLDKTLTCRECGQPFTFTAGEQEFYASHGLMNEPSRCPDCRAARRASQATGGYGGAYRGGGGYGREREMFSAVCSNCGKEALVPFQPRTDRPVYCSDCFQQVRGERTSYR from the coding sequence GTGAGCTACCTCGACAAGACCTTGACCTGCCGCGAGTGCGGTCAGCCATTCACCTTCACCGCGGGCGAACAGGAATTCTACGCGTCGCATGGGCTCATGAACGAGCCCAGCCGCTGCCCGGATTGTCGCGCCGCGCGACGGGCATCGCAGGCGACGGGAGGCTACGGAGGTGCCTATCGCGGCGGCGGTGGCTACGGCCGCGAGCGCGAGATGTTCAGCGCGGTCTGCAGCAATTGCGGGAAAGAGGCGCTCGTTCCCTTCCAGCCGCGCACCGACCGCCCCGTGTATTGCTCCGACTGTTTTCAGCAAGTCCGCGGCGAGCGCACCAGCTATCGATAG
- the lexA gene encoding transcriptional repressor LexA, which translates to MGALSDRQQRMLEFIRQYVTEHGRPPTVREIGLAVGISSTSVVDYNLRALERDGHLRRARDLSRGIELPDRGSPSVRVLGLIAAGQPIEAVSDGTDVVEVPQRFVDQGCYALRVKGKSMIDDHIDDGDVVIVKPQDTVDDGEIAVALVVDGDSLDGEATLKRVYREGQRVRLQPANPAMDPIYVDADRLRIQGRVVSVIRSID; encoded by the coding sequence ATGGGCGCATTGAGCGATCGGCAACAGCGGATGCTCGAATTCATACGGCAGTACGTGACCGAGCACGGGCGGCCTCCGACCGTCCGCGAGATCGGGCTCGCGGTGGGCATCAGCTCCACATCCGTCGTCGATTACAACTTGCGCGCTCTCGAGCGCGACGGCCACCTCAGGCGCGCGCGGGACCTCTCTCGGGGGATCGAGCTGCCGGACCGCGGTTCGCCGTCGGTCCGGGTGCTGGGACTCATCGCGGCGGGCCAGCCGATCGAAGCCGTCTCCGATGGGACGGACGTGGTGGAAGTACCTCAGCGATTCGTGGACCAGGGCTGTTATGCTCTTCGGGTCAAGGGAAAGTCGATGATCGACGACCACATCGACGACGGCGACGTGGTGATCGTGAAGCCGCAGGACACGGTGGACGACGGCGAGATCGCGGTCGCGCTGGTTGTCGATGGCGATTCCTTGGACGGTGAGGCGACGCTGAAACGCGTCTACCGCGAGGGCCAGCGTGTTCGGCTGCAGCCGGCAAACCCGGCGATGGACCCCATCTATGTCGACGCGGATCGACTCCGCATTCAGGGCCGTGTGGTCTCGGTAATCCGATCCATCGACTGA
- a CDS encoding ethanolamine ammonia-lyase reactivating factor EutA, whose amino-acid sequence MSDGHDVPGFDHDHGLPEGVELITEDIEGLEMFTLRSVGIDIGSSTTHLVFSKLTLRREGAAFSAHFRVTEREMMYQSPIMLTPYIAGTLIDTDRVTTFIHRAYADAGLEPQDIDTGAVVLTGEALKKENARPVAEFFAKDSGKFICASAGPNHEAVLAAHGCGAVALSKSVNGTVLNVDVGGGTSKLSVVRDGVVTQTAAVNVGARLVAFDEHGIVTRVEEPVALISKEAGCGIVLGQPFSEADRRRFADTMASVLFEVMQGGPYSQLTQDLMITEPLEGYRNFAGVDHIIFSGGVSEYVYEHDATTYGDLGPLLGESIRARLGELPRKDMVQEPVAGIRATVIGAGEYTMQASGTTSYISSTDALPAFGLQVVRPVLDDGVSVEGAIQQALAKFDLTELIPGLAIAIPLSGQQNYQTLRRVADGVFAVASRAPDTSQPLFLIMNLDVAKSLGGILHEELNLDREIVAVDGIEVGDLDYVDIGRPVGTSEVLPVTVKSLMFPAEHASGHGHHRGHDPAYGHEHDHEYMHAHGIAHEHDDGNGHVHADHEAHTHA is encoded by the coding sequence ATGAGTGACGGACACGACGTACCCGGCTTCGACCACGATCACGGCCTTCCCGAAGGGGTGGAGCTGATCACCGAGGACATCGAGGGACTGGAGATGTTCACCCTCCGGAGCGTGGGCATCGACATCGGCTCCTCGACGACCCACCTGGTCTTTTCGAAGCTCACCCTCCGCCGCGAGGGGGCCGCGTTCTCGGCCCATTTCCGGGTTACCGAGCGCGAGATGATGTATCAGTCCCCCATCATGCTCACGCCCTACATCGCGGGCACGCTCATCGATACGGACCGGGTCACAACCTTCATCCATCGAGCATATGCCGATGCCGGCCTCGAGCCCCAGGACATCGACACCGGCGCGGTCGTCCTCACCGGTGAAGCATTAAAAAAGGAAAACGCGCGGCCCGTCGCGGAGTTCTTCGCGAAGGACTCCGGCAAGTTCATCTGCGCCTCAGCCGGCCCGAACCACGAGGCGGTACTGGCCGCCCACGGGTGCGGGGCAGTCGCCCTCTCCAAGTCGGTGAACGGGACCGTCCTGAACGTCGACGTGGGTGGCGGGACCTCAAAGCTGTCTGTCGTGCGCGATGGGGTGGTCACGCAGACCGCGGCGGTGAACGTCGGCGCCCGGCTCGTCGCCTTCGATGAGCACGGGATCGTGACGCGCGTGGAGGAGCCCGTCGCCCTCATCAGCAAGGAAGCCGGCTGCGGCATCGTCCTCGGCCAACCGTTCTCCGAGGCAGACCGGCGACGATTCGCGGACACGATGGCGTCGGTACTCTTCGAGGTCATGCAAGGAGGCCCGTACTCGCAACTCACCCAGGACCTCATGATCACTGAGCCCCTCGAGGGCTACAGGAATTTCGCGGGCGTCGACCACATCATCTTCTCCGGTGGCGTCTCCGAATACGTCTACGAGCACGATGCCACGACCTATGGAGACCTGGGACCGCTGTTGGGCGAAAGCATCCGCGCGCGCCTGGGGGAGCTTCCCCGGAAGGACATGGTCCAGGAGCCCGTCGCAGGTATTCGCGCCACTGTCATCGGAGCCGGCGAGTACACGATGCAGGCCAGCGGCACGACGAGCTACATCTCGAGTACCGATGCGCTGCCAGCCTTCGGACTGCAGGTCGTTCGCCCCGTTCTGGATGACGGCGTATCGGTGGAGGGCGCTATCCAGCAAGCGCTTGCGAAGTTCGACCTCACCGAGCTGATCCCGGGCCTCGCGATCGCCATCCCCCTCAGCGGCCAGCAGAACTACCAGACGCTGCGGCGCGTCGCCGATGGCGTCTTCGCCGTCGCGAGCCGCGCGCCGGACACCAGCCAGCCCCTCTTCCTCATCATGAACCTCGACGTGGCGAAATCGCTCGGCGGCATCCTGCACGAAGAGCTGAATCTCGATCGAGAGATCGTCGCCGTCGACGGCATCGAAGTGGGAGACCTCGATTACGTCGATATTGGGCGACCCGTGGGAACGTCCGAGGTGCTGCCGGTCACCGTGAAGTCCCTCATGTTTCCTGCCGAGCATGCCTCCGGGCACGGTCACCATCGCGGGCACGATCCGGCATACGGCCACGAGCACGACCACGAGTACATGCACGCCCACGGAATCGCGCACGAGCATGACGACGGAAACGGCCACGTGCACGCCGACCACGAGGCCCACACGCACGCGTAA
- the lepA gene encoding translation elongation factor 4: MGNTGASAKSEPVQCFVVSQDRIRNFCIIAHIDHGKSTLADRLLELTHTVAPRDMAEQVLDAMELERERGITIKLKPVRMRYRAADGAEYQLNLIDTPGHVDFAYEVSRSLAACEGALLVVDAAQGIEAQTLANVYLALEHDLTLIPVVNKIDLPGANPQGVAREIEEVIGLPMTDILFISAKEGTGVDAVLEAIVTRVPPPTGDPGQPLRALVFDSHYDPFKGVIAHVRVVDGSVHVDDRLKLRAAGADVEALEVGIFRPGMEPLDRLESGEVGYVATGLKDVRDVRVGDTVMSATRPAEEPLPGYAPVKPMVFAGLYPLANDNYPELRTALDKLRLNDAAIVYEPESSVALGFGFRCGFLGMLHLEIVRERLEREYGLELLVTSPSVEYRVLTTDGQELLVDNPSKLPPPNHIEAIFEPWVHLDIISPARYIGAIMELVRARRGSYSKLEYLDEQRVLLQYEMPLAELIVDFYDQLKSQTQGFASLDYHHVEDRPGDLVKLDILVNGEPVDALSTIIHADSAQPHGRALVDQLRRMIPRQLFDVPIQAAVGSKIIARETVRALRKDVLAKCYGGDVTRKRKLLEKQAEGKKRMKRLGSVEVPQEAFMAVLARTH; encoded by the coding sequence ATGGGGAACACCGGGGCCTCGGCGAAGAGCGAACCCGTACAATGTTTCGTTGTGAGCCAGGACCGCATTCGGAACTTCTGCATCATCGCGCACATCGACCACGGGAAGTCCACCCTCGCTGACCGCCTTCTCGAGCTGACCCACACGGTCGCCCCGCGCGACATGGCGGAGCAGGTGCTGGACGCGATGGAGCTGGAGCGCGAGCGTGGCATCACCATCAAGCTGAAGCCCGTCCGCATGCGGTACAGGGCCGCGGACGGCGCCGAGTACCAGTTGAATCTCATCGATACGCCGGGCCACGTCGACTTCGCCTACGAAGTTTCCCGCAGCCTGGCGGCCTGCGAGGGGGCTCTCCTCGTCGTGGATGCCGCGCAGGGGATCGAGGCCCAGACGCTCGCGAATGTCTACCTCGCCCTCGAGCACGATCTGACATTGATCCCCGTGGTGAACAAGATCGACCTGCCCGGCGCGAACCCCCAAGGTGTCGCCAGGGAGATCGAAGAGGTGATCGGCCTTCCGATGACCGATATCCTGTTCATCTCTGCCAAAGAGGGCACCGGCGTCGACGCGGTCCTGGAGGCAATCGTGACCCGCGTCCCGCCGCCCACGGGCGACCCGGGTCAGCCGCTTCGGGCGCTCGTGTTCGACAGCCACTACGATCCGTTCAAAGGGGTCATCGCGCACGTCCGGGTGGTGGATGGTTCGGTGCATGTGGACGATCGCCTCAAGCTCCGAGCCGCAGGGGCCGACGTGGAGGCCCTCGAGGTGGGCATCTTCCGACCGGGCATGGAGCCGCTCGACCGGCTGGAAAGCGGCGAGGTCGGCTACGTCGCGACCGGGCTGAAGGACGTGCGCGACGTGCGGGTCGGCGATACCGTGATGAGCGCGACGCGGCCCGCGGAGGAGCCGCTGCCCGGCTACGCACCGGTCAAGCCCATGGTCTTCGCCGGCCTCTACCCGTTGGCGAACGACAATTACCCGGAGCTTCGCACGGCTCTCGACAAGCTTCGGCTGAACGACGCGGCGATCGTCTACGAGCCCGAAAGCTCCGTTGCCCTGGGCTTCGGATTCCGCTGCGGATTTCTCGGCATGCTGCACCTGGAGATCGTGCGCGAGCGGCTCGAGCGCGAGTATGGGCTGGAGCTGTTGGTCACCTCGCCAAGCGTGGAATATCGGGTGCTGACCACCGACGGCCAAGAGCTGCTCGTCGACAACCCATCCAAGCTGCCGCCGCCGAACCACATCGAGGCGATTTTCGAGCCTTGGGTTCACCTCGACATCATCTCCCCAGCCCGATACATCGGCGCCATAATGGAACTGGTGCGGGCGCGGCGCGGCAGCTACTCCAAACTCGAGTACCTGGACGAACAGCGGGTCCTCCTGCAGTACGAGATGCCCCTCGCCGAACTGATCGTCGACTTCTACGACCAGCTCAAGTCGCAGACCCAGGGGTTCGCCTCCCTCGACTACCACCACGTCGAGGACCGGCCAGGCGACCTCGTCAAGCTCGACATCCTCGTGAACGGCGAGCCCGTTGACGCGCTTTCGACGATCATCCACGCGGATAGCGCCCAGCCCCACGGCCGCGCCCTCGTGGATCAGCTCCGACGCATGATTCCCCGCCAGTTGTTCGACGTGCCGATACAAGCGGCCGTCGGATCGAAGATCATTGCCCGCGAAACGGTCCGGGCGCTCCGCAAGGACGTACTGGCCAAATGCTACGGCGGTGACGTCACGCGAAAGCGGAAGCTTCTCGAAAAGCAGGCCGAGGGGAAAAAGCGCATGAAGCGCCTCGGGAGCGTCGAGGTTCCGCAAGAGGCCTTCATGGCCGTGCTGGCGCGGACGCACTAG